The proteins below come from a single Tsuneonella deserti genomic window:
- the phbB gene encoding acetoacetyl-CoA reductase codes for MARVAIVTGGTRGIGAAISLALMKQGRTVVANYAGNEAKAREFSDAHGIRAYKWDVGDHQACLDGCAQVTQEVGPVDIVVNNAGITRDGTLARMNFDDWNDVMRVNLGGCFNMAKACFPGMVERGWGRIVNIGSINGQAGQYGQVNYAAAKSGIHGFTKALAQEGAKKGVTVNAIAPGYIDTDMVAAVPPPVLEKIVAKIPVGRLGHAEEIARGVVFLTSEDAGFVTGSTMSINGGQHMY; via the coding sequence ATGGCGCGCGTTGCAATTGTCACCGGAGGGACCCGCGGGATCGGCGCTGCAATCAGCCTGGCGTTGATGAAGCAAGGCCGAACCGTCGTCGCCAATTACGCCGGCAACGAAGCGAAAGCCCGCGAATTCTCCGACGCTCACGGGATCAGGGCCTACAAGTGGGATGTCGGCGATCATCAGGCATGTCTCGACGGCTGCGCGCAGGTGACGCAGGAAGTGGGGCCGGTTGATATCGTGGTCAACAATGCCGGGATCACGCGCGACGGGACGCTGGCGCGAATGAACTTCGACGACTGGAACGATGTCATGCGAGTGAACCTGGGTGGTTGCTTCAACATGGCCAAGGCGTGCTTTCCCGGCATGGTTGAGCGCGGCTGGGGCCGGATCGTCAATATCGGAAGCATCAACGGCCAAGCGGGGCAGTACGGCCAGGTCAACTATGCTGCCGCCAAGAGCGGCATCCACGGGTTCACCAAGGCGCTGGCACAGGAAGGCGCGAAGAAGGGCGTGACCGTCAATGCCATCGCGCCAGGCTACATCGACACGGACATGGTCGCCGCCGTCCCCCCGCCAGTGCTGGAAAAGATCGTTGCCAAGATTCCCGTCGGCCGGCTGGGCCATGCTGAGGAAATCGCGCGCGGCGTCGTCTTTCTGACAAGCGAGGACGCCGGGTTCGTCACCGGTTCGACAATGAGTATCAATGGCGGGCAGCACATGTATTGA
- a CDS encoding SLC13 family permease: MIPTPPFIEAIGLTGQQAVTLAVLVAVVGALILDRFRADVVALTGAAVLLMTGAVKPSQVEVAFASPAIIALASLFVIAYAMERSGLLDLAIRGGVWLARKAGASGIWVVMTICGAVSAFLNNTPIVVLAAPVIRDVSTSVGLDPRRYLMPLSYLTVLGGCCTLIGTSTNLLVNDMARASGSATFSMFEIAPVGISVALAGGAFLFFFSARLIQFDSPAEPPSTPAALLPRHGDQSASIGNAEVFAPQHRFRPWRALASLTVFIGAVAAASMGVAPIAATAFAGAVLLILIKVIDADEAYRGLRPEILMLIAGMVVIGVAIEETGLAGAATDRLVGGIGPLGPLFALILFYGAALLLTEILSNATVAVLLTPVAVSLAEGLAVSPKPFVAAVMIAASAAFATPFGYQTNALVYQLGKYRYMDFVRVGLPLDLITWAAACVTIPIFFPF; the protein is encoded by the coding sequence GTGATCCCGACACCCCCATTCATCGAGGCGATCGGGCTCACCGGCCAGCAAGCGGTGACTTTGGCCGTTCTTGTGGCGGTCGTCGGGGCCCTGATACTGGACCGGTTCCGCGCCGACGTCGTCGCGCTCACCGGAGCGGCGGTCCTGCTGATGACCGGCGCAGTCAAGCCCTCGCAGGTCGAAGTCGCCTTCGCCAGCCCGGCGATCATCGCACTCGCGTCGCTGTTCGTGATCGCCTACGCGATGGAAAGGTCGGGCCTACTCGACCTGGCAATTCGCGGGGGCGTCTGGCTGGCCCGCAAGGCTGGCGCGAGCGGGATCTGGGTCGTCATGACCATCTGCGGCGCGGTGTCGGCATTCCTTAACAACACGCCCATCGTCGTGCTCGCCGCCCCCGTCATCCGCGATGTTTCGACCAGCGTCGGCCTCGACCCTCGCCGCTATCTCATGCCGCTGTCCTATCTCACGGTCCTCGGCGGCTGTTGCACCTTGATCGGAACTTCGACGAACCTGCTTGTCAACGACATGGCACGGGCGAGCGGCAGCGCGACTTTCTCCATGTTCGAGATTGCGCCAGTTGGCATTTCGGTGGCGCTGGCGGGCGGGGCGTTTCTGTTCTTCTTTTCCGCGCGGCTGATCCAGTTCGACAGCCCGGCAGAACCTCCATCGACACCTGCAGCGTTGCTGCCGCGACACGGCGACCAGTCGGCCTCGATCGGCAACGCCGAGGTGTTCGCCCCGCAACACCGGTTCCGCCCCTGGCGCGCGCTTGCTTCGCTGACGGTCTTCATCGGCGCGGTCGCCGCGGCATCGATGGGCGTTGCGCCGATCGCCGCGACTGCCTTCGCCGGCGCGGTTTTGCTGATCCTCATCAAGGTGATCGACGCCGACGAAGCATACCGCGGCCTACGCCCGGAAATCCTCATGCTGATCGCCGGCATGGTGGTGATCGGGGTAGCGATCGAGGAGACAGGACTGGCCGGGGCGGCGACCGACCGGCTGGTGGGTGGCATCGGCCCGCTGGGCCCGCTGTTCGCGCTGATCCTGTTCTATGGAGCCGCGCTTCTGCTCACCGAGATTCTGTCCAACGCAACCGTGGCAGTGTTGCTCACTCCCGTGGCAGTCAGCCTGGCCGAGGGCCTGGCGGTCAGCCCCAAGCCCTTCGTGGCTGCCGTGATGATTGCCGCGAGCGCCGCGTTCGCCACCCCGTTCGGGTATCAGACCAACGCGCTCGTCTATCAGCTCGGCAAGTACCGCTACATGGATTTCGTGCGCGTCGGCCTGCCGCTCGACCTGATCACCTGGGCGGCCGCCTGCGTTACGATCCCAATATTCTTTCCCTTCTAA
- the galU gene encoding UTP--glucose-1-phosphate uridylyltransferase GalU: MSKHKPIRKAVFPVAGLGTRFLPATKAIPKEMLPVVDRPLIQYAVDEAREAGIEQMIFVTGRGKSAIEDHFDIAFELEATMAGRGKDLSVLEPTRLMPGDCVYVRQQEPLGLGHAIWCARDIVGDEPFAIFLPDELMHGSPGCMTQMVEAYGEVGGNLISVLEVPPSEVSSYGVIAPGEVSGKLTEVTGLVEKPPVDEAPSNKIISGRYILQPEVMHMLAAQEKGAGGEIQLTDAMARMIGSQPFHALTFDGRRFDCGSKTGFVEATLAIALEREDMGEEVRTMAERLLDGS; this comes from the coding sequence ATGAGCAAGCATAAACCGATCCGCAAAGCGGTCTTTCCGGTCGCCGGCCTGGGAACACGTTTCCTCCCGGCTACCAAGGCGATTCCGAAAGAAATGCTGCCCGTCGTCGACCGGCCGCTGATCCAGTATGCAGTGGATGAGGCCCGCGAGGCAGGGATCGAGCAGATGATCTTCGTCACCGGCCGCGGCAAAAGCGCGATCGAGGACCACTTCGACATCGCGTTCGAACTGGAAGCGACAATGGCGGGGCGGGGAAAGGATCTGTCGGTTCTCGAGCCTACCCGGCTCATGCCCGGCGACTGCGTGTATGTCCGGCAGCAGGAGCCGCTCGGCCTCGGTCACGCGATCTGGTGCGCCCGCGACATCGTGGGCGACGAGCCATTTGCGATCTTCCTGCCGGACGAGTTGATGCACGGCAGTCCGGGGTGCATGACGCAAATGGTTGAAGCCTACGGGGAAGTCGGCGGCAACCTCATCAGCGTGCTCGAGGTACCGCCAAGCGAAGTGTCGAGCTACGGCGTCATCGCGCCGGGCGAGGTTTCCGGCAAACTCACGGAAGTGACCGGGCTGGTGGAGAAGCCGCCCGTCGACGAGGCTCCGTCAAACAAGATCATTTCGGGCCGCTACATCCTGCAGCCGGAAGTAATGCACATGCTCGCAGCACAGGAAAAGGGTGCGGGAGGGGAAATCCAGCTGACTGACGCGATGGCGCGCATGATCGGCAGCCAACCATTCCATGCGCTCACTTTCGACGGCCGCCGGTTCGATTGCGGCAGCAAGACCGGTTTCGTCGAGGCGACGCTGGCAATCGCGCTCGAGCGTGAGGACATGGGCGAGGAAGTGCGCACGATGGCGGAGCGTCTGCTGGACGGGTCGTGA
- a CDS encoding SAM-dependent methyltransferase — protein sequence MTLSENLLEKVLVRAVRKGVLVVTRSDGTSRSFGTPVAGYPEVAIRLCDKRVARDVLTDLRLGFGEAYMDGRIAIERGDVMQLVSLMRANSRWEEGRSLAPPSMGRRIGNRIVSLTRSFNDPRRSRRNVAHHYDIGNDLYRLMLDVEHMQYSCAYWPRDGMTLGEAQEAKLAHIAAKLHLKPGNKVLDIGCGWGGMAIFLAKRAGVEVLGITLSAEQLDLARERAAQAGVADKVRFELVDYRDLAARGERFDRIVSVGMFEHVGQPQFETFFRACATMLADDGVMLLHTIGRFGTPGRTDAFTEKYVFPGGYIPALSETVAASEKVRLIATDVETLRLHYAYTIHEWYRRCMEHRHKIVALYDERFFRMWTFYLAGAATIFESGGMGNYQIQYVRNRHALPIARGYLQENEQALLTEHASSPGQ from the coding sequence GTGACACTCAGCGAAAACCTTCTCGAAAAAGTGCTCGTCCGTGCCGTCCGCAAGGGGGTATTGGTGGTGACGCGCTCCGATGGCACCAGCCGCAGCTTCGGCACCCCTGTTGCCGGCTATCCCGAAGTGGCGATCCGCCTGTGCGACAAGCGTGTCGCGCGCGACGTGCTGACCGATCTCCGCCTGGGCTTTGGCGAGGCCTACATGGACGGACGGATCGCGATCGAGCGCGGCGATGTCATGCAGCTCGTCTCGCTCATGCGCGCCAACAGCCGCTGGGAGGAGGGCCGCAGCCTTGCGCCACCTTCGATGGGGCGGCGCATCGGTAATCGCATTGTCTCGCTCACGCGTTCGTTCAACGATCCGCGCCGCTCGCGTAGAAACGTCGCGCACCATTACGACATCGGCAACGATCTCTACCGCTTGATGCTCGATGTGGAGCATATGCAGTACAGCTGCGCCTACTGGCCCCGCGACGGGATGACTCTCGGCGAAGCGCAGGAGGCCAAGCTGGCCCATATCGCGGCGAAGCTCCATCTCAAGCCCGGCAACAAGGTACTCGATATCGGATGCGGCTGGGGCGGCATGGCGATCTTCCTGGCGAAACGTGCGGGGGTGGAAGTTCTCGGTATTACGTTGAGCGCCGAACAGCTGGATCTCGCCAGGGAGCGGGCGGCTCAGGCCGGCGTGGCCGACAAGGTCCGGTTTGAACTGGTCGATTATCGCGATCTCGCTGCGAGGGGCGAGCGCTTCGATCGGATCGTTTCAGTGGGGATGTTCGAGCATGTGGGACAGCCTCAGTTCGAAACCTTCTTTCGTGCATGCGCCACGATGTTGGCCGACGACGGCGTCATGCTGCTGCACACCATCGGCCGTTTCGGGACACCTGGCAGGACCGATGCGTTCACGGAGAAATACGTTTTTCCCGGCGGCTACATCCCGGCGTTGAGCGAAACCGTCGCCGCGAGTGAAAAGGTGCGCCTCATCGCCACCGACGTCGAGACCCTGCGCCTGCACTACGCTTACACAATCCATGAATGGTACCGGCGCTGCATGGAGCATCGGCACAAGATCGTTGCGCTCTATGACGAACGGTTCTTCCGCATGTGGACGTTCTATCTCGCCGGGGCGGCGACAATTTTCGAGAGCGGGGGAATGGGCAATTATCAGATCCAGTACGTGAGGAACCGGCATGCGCTTCCCATTGCACGTGGTTATTTGCAGGAAAACGAGCAGGCGCTGCTGACCGAGCATGCCAGCTCGCCTGGTCAGTAG
- a CDS encoding ribbon-helix-helix domain-containing protein — MPVEGTPYHPPVKRSVEIAGHKTSISLEPWFWDSLREAAAQRGMGINALVAKIDEERIASPTPCGLAGAIRLWLVTNLP; from the coding sequence CTGCCGGTGGAGGGAACCCCCTACCATCCGCCCGTCAAGCGATCGGTCGAGATCGCAGGCCACAAGACATCGATCAGCCTGGAGCCCTGGTTCTGGGACAGCTTGAGGGAAGCAGCGGCGCAGCGCGGCATGGGGATCAACGCTCTGGTCGCGAAGATCGACGAGGAGCGGATCGCTTCGCCGACGCCGTGCGGACTTGCGGGAGCAATCCGCCTTTGGCTGGTCACCAATCTCCCATGA
- a CDS encoding cytochrome P450, whose amino-acid sequence MATAVSNIAPPEVAREVIDPRAYAEWDHLLGTFDWLREHLPVARIEAAEPGLHPPFWLLTRYEDMMRVSKENALFLNNPHTVVFSTTDGIEFAKKFSGGSEHMVASLVTFDAPTHMKYRKLTQDWFMPKNLRGLEDEIRTIARAAVDRLLTGGEEVDFCKTVAAPYPLHVVMQILGVPEEDEPRMLMLTQQMFGGQDEDLNQSGMKDLPPEVITQIVAGAVKDFEAYFAKLTAEKRANPTGDVASTIANATVDGEALNDRDMMGYYIIVAAAGHDTTSASTAGAMLALAQDPEQWAKVKADRSLLAGIVEESIRWTTPVQHFMRTAAEDTEIGGQKIAKGDWIMINYVAANHDPSQFDDPRRFDASRENNRHLAFGAGAHKCLGLHLARLEMRILFEELLDRIDTVELAGEAKRSNSTFVGGLKSLPLRIKAAS is encoded by the coding sequence ATGGCTACCGCTGTCTCGAACATCGCTCCACCCGAAGTTGCCCGGGAGGTAATCGATCCCAGGGCCTATGCCGAATGGGATCATCTGCTCGGCACTTTCGACTGGTTGCGCGAGCATTTGCCGGTGGCGCGGATCGAGGCTGCCGAACCTGGCCTGCACCCGCCGTTCTGGCTGCTCACCCGCTACGAGGACATGATGCGCGTCTCGAAGGAGAACGCCCTTTTTCTCAACAATCCGCATACGGTGGTGTTCAGCACCACCGACGGAATCGAATTCGCCAAGAAGTTCTCCGGCGGCAGCGAGCATATGGTGGCCAGCCTCGTCACCTTCGATGCGCCCACGCACATGAAGTACCGCAAGCTGACGCAGGACTGGTTCATGCCCAAGAACCTGCGCGGGCTGGAGGACGAAATCCGCACCATCGCACGCGCGGCGGTCGATCGGCTGCTTACGGGCGGGGAGGAGGTCGACTTCTGCAAGACGGTCGCCGCACCCTATCCGCTGCACGTGGTCATGCAGATCCTGGGCGTGCCCGAGGAAGACGAGCCGCGGATGCTCATGCTCACCCAGCAGATGTTCGGCGGTCAGGACGAAGACCTTAACCAGTCGGGCATGAAGGACCTCCCGCCCGAGGTCATCACCCAGATTGTCGCGGGGGCGGTCAAGGATTTCGAGGCTTATTTCGCCAAGCTGACGGCAGAAAAGCGCGCCAACCCGACCGGCGACGTGGCGAGTACGATCGCGAACGCGACCGTCGATGGCGAGGCGCTCAACGACCGCGACATGATGGGGTACTACATCATCGTCGCTGCGGCTGGCCACGACACCACCAGCGCCAGCACGGCGGGCGCGATGCTCGCGCTGGCGCAGGACCCCGAGCAATGGGCCAAGGTAAAGGCTGACCGCTCGCTTCTCGCGGGAATCGTCGAGGAATCGATCCGCTGGACCACCCCCGTGCAGCATTTCATGCGCACTGCGGCCGAGGATACCGAAATCGGCGGGCAGAAGATCGCCAAGGGCGACTGGATCATGATCAACTACGTCGCGGCCAATCACGACCCGTCGCAGTTCGACGACCCACGCCGCTTTGACGCCTCGCGCGAGAACAACCGCCACCTCGCTTTTGGAGCGGGCGCGCACAAGTGCCTCGGCCTGCACCTTGCCAGGCTGGAGATGCGCATCCTGTTCGAGGAACTGCTCGACCGAATCGACACCGTCGAGCTGGCGGGCGAGGCGAAGCGATCGAACTCGACTTTCGTCGGCGGGCTGAAATCGCTGCCCTTGCGGATCAAGGCCGCCAGTTAG
- the murA gene encoding UDP-N-acetylglucosamine 1-carboxyvinyltransferase — MDKIIVEGGKRLSGTIPISGAKNAALTLIPCALLTDEPVTLRNLPRLADIDGFQHLMNQFGVTTVIQGNRPEDFGRVMTLEATRITGTVAPYDLVRKMRASILVLGPMLARMGEATVSLPGGCAIGNRPIDLHLKALEAFGAEIELAQGYVRARAPDGGLPGGEYDFPVVSVGATENALMAAALASGTCRLYNAAREPEIVDLCNLLVAMGAEIEGIGTSDITIHGVRRLHGATYRVMADRIEAGSYACAAAITGGDVLLEGAEVHDMSATLHALRNIGVRAEAEKKGVRVTAEGPLRAVNLSTAPYPGLATDMQAQLMALLTVAEGTSVLHETIFENRYMHVPELNRMGAHIETSGRTAIVHGVGKLTGAEVMATDLRASMSLVIAGLAAEGQTEVRRLYHLDRGYERLEEKLALVGAQVERVGDE, encoded by the coding sequence ATGGACAAGATCATCGTCGAGGGCGGAAAGCGCCTGTCGGGCACCATCCCCATTTCGGGTGCGAAGAACGCCGCGCTCACGCTGATTCCGTGCGCGCTGCTGACGGATGAGCCCGTGACATTGCGCAACCTGCCGCGCCTGGCCGACATCGATGGATTCCAGCACCTGATGAACCAGTTCGGGGTGACCACGGTGATCCAGGGCAATCGGCCGGAGGACTTCGGCCGGGTCATGACGCTGGAGGCGACGCGGATCACCGGCACGGTCGCGCCCTACGATCTGGTGCGCAAGATGCGCGCTTCGATCCTGGTGCTCGGCCCGATGCTTGCCCGGATGGGTGAGGCGACCGTATCGCTCCCGGGAGGCTGCGCGATCGGCAACCGGCCGATCGACCTGCACTTGAAAGCTCTCGAAGCATTCGGCGCCGAGATCGAGCTGGCCCAAGGCTACGTGCGGGCACGCGCCCCCGATGGTGGCCTGCCCGGCGGGGAGTACGACTTTCCGGTCGTGTCCGTCGGCGCGACCGAGAACGCGCTGATGGCCGCGGCGCTCGCCAGCGGCACGTGCCGCCTGTACAACGCCGCGCGCGAACCCGAGATCGTCGACCTGTGCAACCTGCTCGTGGCAATGGGAGCCGAGATCGAGGGAATTGGCACCTCGGACATCACGATCCACGGGGTCAGGCGCCTGCACGGCGCGACCTACCGCGTAATGGCCGACCGCATCGAGGCGGGTTCGTACGCCTGCGCCGCGGCAATCACGGGGGGCGATGTACTGCTGGAGGGAGCAGAGGTGCACGATATGTCGGCGACGCTGCACGCGTTGCGCAATATCGGGGTACGTGCAGAAGCCGAAAAGAAGGGCGTGCGGGTCACTGCGGAAGGGCCGCTGCGCGCAGTCAACCTGTCGACCGCGCCCTATCCGGGCTTGGCGACCGACATGCAGGCGCAGCTCATGGCGCTGCTGACGGTCGCCGAGGGCACCAGCGTGCTTCACGAGACCATCTTCGAAAACCGCTACATGCATGTACCCGAGCTCAACCGAATGGGTGCGCACATCGAAACGTCGGGCCGAACCGCCATCGTGCACGGCGTCGGCAAGCTGACCGGGGCCGAAGTGATGGCCACCGACCTGCGCGCCTCGATGAGCCTGGTGATCGCCGGGCTCGCCGCCGAAGGGCAGACCGAGGTGCGGCGTCTCTACCACCTCGACCGCGGATACGAGCGGCTGGAAGAGAAGCTCGCCCTCGTCGGCGCCCAAGTGGAGCGGGTTGGCGACGAATAG
- the leuS gene encoding leucine--tRNA ligase yields the protein MTSERFNPATADTKWQRAWDEAESFRADSASSKPKSYVLEMFPYPSGRIHVGHVRNYTMGDVLARYKRMTGHEVLHPMGWDAFGMPAENAAMEKGVHPGGWTRANIAHMKSQLKRLGFALDWSREFATCDPEYYGHEQALFLKLYEAGLVYRKESEVNWDPVDMTVLANEQVIDGKGWRSGAAIERRKLSQWFLKITQFAEELLEGLGALDQWPDKVLLMQENWIGKSKGLQFSFDLSNGDSLPVYTTRPDTIFGATFVAVAPDHPVAQGVAAMNCDAARFIEQVKRGGTTAAELETAEKLGFDTGIGAKHPFTGAYLPVFIANFVLMDYGTGAIMAVPGHDQRDFEFATKYGLPIPRVVAARADEAGEPFAGEAESGEGILVNSEFLDGMSVEDAKQEVIRRLEAQGRGEGRTVWRLRDWGVSRQRYWGTPIPFIHCAVCGIVPVPEDQLPVVLPEDVDFKTPGNPLERHPTWKYTTCPSCGGAATRETDTLDTFVDSSWYFLRFASQPADKPFDKEEVARWLPVEQYIGGIEHAILHLLYARFWTRALNHIGMIDFAEPFASLFTQGMVTHETYSRRADGREVWFGPEEVERSGNGATLKADGAAVTIGKVVKMSKSKKNVVDPDAMVDRYGADAVRWFMLSDSPPERDLPWSEAGIEGCGRFVQRLWRLASATPSMEGEGDKSLARLTHRTIAGVAADVEALAFNKAVAKIYEFVGAIDRAAPGPDRAEALRLLPRLISPMMPHLAESLHAAMGGAGLVAESAWPDVDPAMLVEDEVTIAVQVKGKLRDTLTVAKGLPGPELEALALASDKVQRSLDGAQVRKVIVVPDRLVNIVA from the coding sequence ATGACTTCGGAACGCTTCAACCCCGCCACCGCCGATACGAAGTGGCAGCGCGCCTGGGATGAGGCGGAAAGCTTCCGCGCCGACAGCGCGAGCAGCAAGCCCAAGAGCTACGTGCTCGAAATGTTCCCATATCCGTCGGGGCGAATCCACGTCGGCCATGTGCGCAATTACACGATGGGCGACGTGCTGGCGCGCTACAAGCGGATGACGGGGCATGAAGTGCTCCACCCAATGGGGTGGGACGCGTTTGGGATGCCGGCGGAAAACGCCGCGATGGAAAAGGGCGTTCATCCCGGCGGATGGACCCGGGCCAACATCGCGCACATGAAATCGCAGCTGAAGCGCTTGGGCTTTGCGCTCGACTGGAGCCGGGAATTCGCCACCTGCGATCCCGAATATTACGGGCACGAGCAGGCGCTGTTCCTGAAGCTCTACGAAGCCGGGCTCGTCTATCGCAAGGAGAGCGAGGTAAACTGGGACCCGGTCGACATGACCGTGCTCGCCAATGAACAGGTGATCGACGGCAAGGGCTGGCGCTCGGGCGCGGCGATCGAGCGGCGCAAACTGTCGCAGTGGTTCCTCAAGATCACGCAGTTCGCCGAGGAGCTGCTCGAGGGGTTGGGCGCGCTTGACCAGTGGCCCGACAAGGTTCTGCTGATGCAGGAGAACTGGATCGGCAAGAGCAAGGGCCTGCAGTTCTCGTTCGACCTGTCGAACGGCGACAGTCTGCCCGTCTACACAACGCGGCCCGACACGATCTTCGGCGCGACGTTCGTTGCGGTCGCGCCCGACCATCCGGTGGCCCAGGGCGTGGCGGCGATGAACTGCGACGCGGCCAGGTTCATCGAGCAGGTCAAGCGCGGCGGGACCACCGCGGCGGAGTTGGAGACAGCCGAGAAGCTAGGCTTCGATACCGGCATCGGGGCGAAGCACCCGTTCACTGGCGCATACCTGCCGGTGTTCATCGCCAATTTCGTGCTGATGGATTACGGGACCGGCGCGATCATGGCGGTGCCAGGCCACGACCAGCGCGACTTCGAATTCGCAACGAAATACGGGTTGCCGATCCCGCGCGTCGTCGCCGCGCGCGCGGACGAGGCCGGCGAGCCGTTTGCGGGCGAAGCCGAATCGGGCGAAGGCATCCTCGTCAATTCGGAGTTCCTCGACGGGATGTCCGTGGAGGACGCGAAGCAGGAAGTGATTCGGCGGCTCGAAGCCCAAGGACGCGGCGAGGGCCGAACTGTATGGCGCCTGCGCGACTGGGGCGTCTCGCGCCAGCGCTATTGGGGCACGCCGATCCCGTTCATTCATTGCGCAGTGTGCGGGATCGTCCCGGTGCCCGAGGACCAGCTCCCGGTCGTGCTGCCCGAGGATGTCGACTTTAAGACCCCGGGTAACCCGCTCGAGCGTCATCCGACGTGGAAGTACACGACTTGCCCCTCGTGCGGCGGCGCGGCGACCCGCGAGACCGACACGCTCGACACCTTCGTCGATTCGAGCTGGTATTTCCTGCGCTTTGCCAGCCAACCTGCCGACAAGCCGTTCGACAAGGAGGAAGTCGCCCGGTGGCTGCCGGTCGAACAATACATCGGCGGCATCGAGCATGCGATCCTGCACCTGCTGTATGCGCGCTTCTGGACGCGTGCGCTCAATCATATTGGAATGATCGACTTCGCCGAGCCGTTTGCTTCGCTCTTTACTCAAGGGATGGTCACGCACGAAACTTACTCGCGCCGGGCCGATGGGCGGGAAGTCTGGTTTGGACCGGAAGAAGTGGAGCGCTCGGGCAACGGCGCCACCCTGAAGGCGGATGGCGCGGCGGTGACGATCGGCAAGGTCGTCAAGATGTCGAAGTCGAAGAAGAACGTCGTCGACCCCGACGCGATGGTCGACCGCTACGGCGCCGATGCCGTGCGCTGGTTCATGCTTTCGGATTCCCCGCCGGAGCGCGACTTGCCGTGGTCCGAAGCGGGCATCGAAGGATGCGGCCGGTTCGTGCAGCGCCTGTGGCGTCTGGCAAGCGCTACTCCCTCGATGGAGGGCGAAGGGGACAAGTCGCTGGCTCGCCTCACTCACCGGACGATCGCCGGGGTCGCCGCCGACGTGGAGGCCCTGGCGTTCAACAAGGCGGTAGCGAAGATCTATGAATTCGTTGGCGCGATCGACCGGGCTGCCCCCGGTCCCGACCGGGCCGAGGCGCTCCGTCTGCTGCCTCGCCTCATTTCGCCGATGATGCCGCACCTTGCCGAATCTCTGCACGCGGCGATGGGCGGCGCCGGGCTGGTCGCGGAAAGCGCGTGGCCCGATGTCGACCCTGCAATGCTGGTGGAAGACGAAGT
- a CDS encoding DUF3576 domain-containing protein, whose translation MTAISRPIRLTRAVAVTAVLAALAACGAQNERPKADLAASQVTTIGVNAYLWRAAVETVSFAPLLQSDSAGGVIVTDWYTNPRDPNERVKMTVSILDRDLRADAVRVAASRQVSQGGQWVDAPVQAATVQKLEDIILTKARQLRRQAIAG comes from the coding sequence ATGACCGCCATTTCGCGCCCCATCCGTTTGACCCGCGCCGTCGCGGTGACTGCCGTCCTTGCCGCGCTCGCCGCCTGCGGTGCCCAGAACGAGCGGCCCAAGGCCGATCTCGCTGCAAGCCAGGTGACGACCATCGGCGTCAATGCCTACCTGTGGCGGGCAGCGGTTGAGACGGTGAGCTTCGCACCGCTCCTCCAGTCGGACAGCGCCGGCGGCGTCATCGTGACCGATTGGTACACCAATCCGCGCGATCCCAATGAACGGGTGAAGATGACGGTTTCGATCCTCGATCGGGACTTGCGCGCCGACGCGGTGCGCGTCGCTGCGAGCCGCCAGGTTTCGCAAGGCGGCCAATGGGTCGATGCTCCGGTGCAGGCAGCCACCGTGCAGAAGCTGGAAGACATCATCCTGACCAAGGCGCGTCAGTTGCGCCGTCAGGCCATCGCCGGCTGA